A window of the Fusarium poae strain DAOMC 252244 chromosome 3, whole genome shotgun sequence genome harbors these coding sequences:
- a CDS encoding hypothetical protein (BUSCO:4541at5125), which yields MTAAMAQPTVTVKDPSAVRKRRRRAPAGGASDDCFSCSKKNIKCDRRRPYCSQCLEVGSECSGYKTQLTWGVGVASRGKLRGLSLPIAKAPPVSREPRKHSTASSRSSSSIVTHGTEDEARRMRQGPIDIPAVTQVASAPTTPFNMAGYDYLSISQPEHAAPIHHQGNWGNINYSPAQDTNHNMHRFPMPLVTENLSSSIDPLTPDVGYVSPMSQSYTRDDVSYVHSPSYMYDSYTTSTSSPGPQSPPSSLYVEHARTFAPTSCPSLAHAPSEMSSSLHSHTDTFDSHLGNRIVRDCDSFGVPEVDTYSASYGSMPISWSPSMQEEDVKSHHSDFAPSGWPTASENQSVHVSQDLISKMPFFMDYYENIMCPSMVFIDGPHNPFRDHILRLAVNSQSLSHAICALASCNLRMKRKLSLGRDTREISEKLMADKHAAEAMADTQPDDLSLAEEYQHRNLAVHLLNEQLNDRTKAIHDSVLATILLLCHYRMVESGIAKFHTQFAGVSKILALRAQYLTASSNSAWMEAIFTYFDAISASINEREAQVYPGFNGIPDIQLLPIGTENLVGCDRELFKTISKLGRLNQLSQNRSVQNTSAPSRTQELPELSPSSYISPLGHARRESLTRFNVTGEQMGESSILNSSRFSTILNDDLATPMGAQAISYEENRSLFWHEWKEARLALQNWNFDAARVSASLPEPCSQSQLRDLESLSEAFRYAALLYTERLVSPSLPSGHQSIQSLVSQVVYYATGLDTGSSAEKFLLWPLFVAGCECVNELQQNMVRSKCRDIMFRSGYMNNLAALDVLEKLWIQDWSGDEPSVLGVRTGDQRGPFNWTKCIGGPGVEVEWIMF from the exons CAGTGAATGCTCCGGTTATAAGACACAGCTTACTTGGGGGGTTGGCGTGGCCAGTCGAGGCAAGCTCCGAGGCCTGTCTTTACCTATTGCAAAAGCTCCTCCTGTTAGCCGTGAGCCCAGAAAACATTCAACTGCTTCCTCAAGATCCAGCTCTTCCATTGTTACACATGGAACAGAGGACGAGGCGAGAAGAATGCGCCAGGGTCCTATTGACATTCCTGCCGTGACTCAAGTTGCTTCCGCTCCTACGACACCTTTCAACATGGCAGGATACGACTACCTCTCTATCTCACAGCCTGAACATGCAGCCCCCATCCACCACCAAGGAAACTGGGGCAACATCAACTACTCTCCCGCACAAGATACAAACCACAACATGCATCGGTTTCCTATGCCTCTCGTCACCGAAAACCTTTCATCATCCATTGATCCTCTCACTCCAGACGTGGGCTACGTATCACCCATGAGCCAATCCTATACCAGAGATGACGTTTCCTACGTTCACAGCCCATCTTACATGTACGACAGCTATACAACAAGCACGAGCTCCCCGGGTCCTCAGAGCCCCCCTTCCTCGCTTTACGTCGAGCATGCAAGGACCTTCGCTCCAACATCGTGTCCGAGTCTTGCCCACGCCCCTTCAGAGATGAGCTCAAGTCTCCACTCCCATACCGACACCTTTGATTCGCATCTGGGTAACAGGATTGTTCGCGATTGTGATTCATTCG GCGTGCCTGAAGTCGATACATATAGCGCCAGCTACGGTTCTATGCCCATCTCCTGGTCCCCGTCGATGCAGGAGGAAGACGTTAAATCTCACCATTCGGACTTTGCTCCCTCGGGATGGCCCACCGCTTCCGAAAACCAATCTGTTCATGTGAGCCAGGACCTCATCTCCAAGATGCCCTTTTTCATGGATTACTACGAGAACATCATGTGTCCCTCAATGGTCTTTATCGACGGGCCACACAACCCTTTTCGAGACCATATTCTGCGACTAGCTGTAAACAGCCAGAGTCTGAGCCATGCTATTTGTGCTCTTGCATCTTGCAATCTCCGCATGAAGAGGAAATTGAGTCTCGGACGTGATACTCGAGAAATTTCTGAGAAGTTGATGGCTGACAAACATGCCGCCGAAGCCATGGCAGACACTCAGCCCGACGACTTGTCCCTCGCCGAGGAATACCAACACCGTAACTTGGCTGTGCACCTATTAAACGAGCAGCTCAACGACCGTACCAAGGCAATCCACGATTCAGTCCTCGCCACGATTCTCCTTCTATGCCATTACCGTATGGTCGAGTCCGGCATCGCCAAGTTTCATACCCAATTTGCCGGTGTTAGCAAGATCTTGGCTCTTCGAGCTCAATATCTCACAGCCTCGAGCAACTCTGCTTGGATGGAAGCGATATTCACATACTTTGACGCCATCTCTGCGAGCATCAACGAACGTGAAGCTCAAGTATATCCTGGGTTCAACGGGATACCAGACATTCAGCTCTTACCTATCGGAACCGAAAACCTGGTGGGGTGTGACCGCGAGCTGTTCAAGACCATCAGCAAGCTGGGTCGCCTGAATCAGCTCTCACAAAATCGCTCTGTACAAAACACATCGGCCCCGTCTAGAACCCAGGAGCTACCGGAGCTATCTCCTTCGTCGTACATTTCTCCACTGGGTCACGCTCGTCGAGAGTCACTTACACGATTCAACGTGACAGGGGAACAGATGGGTGAATCAAGTATTCTCAACAGCAGTCGATTCAGTACAATACTCAATGATGATCTAGCTACGCCCATGGGCGCACAAGCCATCTCGTACGAGGAAAACCGCTCGCTATTCTGGCATGAGTGGAAGGAAGCACGCCTAGCTCTTCAGaactggaactttgatgcaGCTCGTGTCAGTGCATCACTGCCTGAGCCTTGCTCGCAGAGTCAGCTACGAGATCTTGAGTCACTTTCTGAAGCATTCCGCTACGCTGCGCTTTTGTACACGGAGCGACTTGTGAGCCCTTCGCTGCCTTCAGGGCACCAGAGCATTCAGAGCCTTGTCAGTCAGGTCGTCTATTACGCAACGGGCCTGGATACTGGCAGTAGCGCCGAGAAGTTTCTGCTCTGGCCCCTTTTCGTGGCGGGCTGCGAGTGTGTCAACGAATTACAGCAGAACATGGTGCGGTCAAAGTGTCGAGATATCATGTTCCGTTCTGGTTACATGAACAACCTAGCGGCTCTCGATGTACTGGAGAAGCTGTGGATTCAAGATTGGTCGGGAGATGAGCCGTCAGTACTAGGGGTAAGGACTGGAGATCAACGCGGGCCTTTCAACTGGACAAAGTGCATTGGAGGACCAGGAGTTGAGGTGGAGTGGATCATGTTTTGA